The Pseudomonas cucumis sequence ACCACGAGTGCCTCCGGACCTTCGCCGAAGCGCACCAGAATGGCCCCGCGACCCTTGGGTCCTGGCAGCGGATGATCTTCGATCGCCCACGGGCGCAGGCGGCTGAGCACGCCATTGCTGTGCTGGCCGAGATGACCGAGATTGCGATTGAGTTGTTGATACCAATAAGGGAAGGCGCCGAGCTGCGCCAGGTGTTCGACCTGATTGACGTAGCCTGATCGCAGGCTGCCGCCATCGGCTTCCTGCAAGGCGACCAGATCGAAGTCACCCAGCAGATTACCGATTTTTTGCAGGTTGTCGGCGCGCCCGGTGTGCGGCAGCAGATGCTGCCAGCCGCGGGTCAGATAGTGCCGATAGCGCTCGGTACTGATACCGACCTGGATATTGAAACTGAGCAAACGCAGACGGTTGTCCACGGGCAACCCCGTCGATTCCAGGTGATGCTCGTTGACCTTCGGGTGATGCAGGCCAACGATACGTTCAGTTCCCCAGCGGCGCATGGCAGGTGCCGCGCTTAGTTGGCGACGGCCTTGGTTGCCGCTCGCTCTTTGGCAACCAGTTGGTCGGCCAGTTTGAGCGCTTGTTCGGCTCCGCCAGCAGAGCCGATGTCAAAGCGATACTTACCGTTGACGACCATGGTAGGCACGCCGGAGATTTCATATTTCTTGGCAAGTTCTTTGGCTTTGTTGATCTGGCCCTTGATGGCGAAGGAGTCGAAGGTGGCCAGGAATTTTTCCTTGTCTACACCTTGGGTCGCCAGGAAGTCCGCCATGTCTTCTTTGTCGGTCAGTTTCTTGTGTTCTTTCTGAATCGCGTTGAACACTGCAGCGTGAACCTTGCTTTCGACACCCATGGCTTCAAGCGTCAGGAACATCTGGCCGTGTGCGTCCCACGGGCCGCCAAACATGGCGGGAATGCGCACGAAGTTCACGTCGGCAGGCAGCTTTTCAGCCCATGGGTTAATGACAGGTTCGAAGGCGTAGCAGTGCGGGCAGCCGTACCAGAACAGCTCCACCACTTCGATCTTGCCAGGCACGGCCACCGGGACCGGATTGCTCAGCTCGACATAGGGCGCTTCAGGTTTTTCGGCGGCTTGGGCAGTCATGCCGAACAGGCTGGCAGCGACGAGCGCGGCGCTGATGATCAGATTACGCATGCTTTACTCCTGGACAATTGGGTCGCCTCGCGCGACCTGTTTTCAGACAGATCCTGGCGGGCTTGAGTTTGTAGTGTAACGGCAGCGGCCACAAAAAAGGGCAGCCAAAGCTACCCTTTTTATGTTTGCATCGACGGATTAATCGAGTGTTAACGTTGCAAGAGATGTACACCACTCGTAACGCTCGATCACAGGCCTTAGTGCAAGCCTTGAATATAGCTGGAGACTGCGGCGATATCTTCGTCGCTCAGCTTTTTGGCGATGCTCTGCATCGGTTTGGTATCGCCGTCGTTGGTGCGACCGCCTTCTTCCTTGCGGAATTCGGTCAGTTGCTTGGCGACATATTGAGCGTGTTGCCCGCCCAGATGCGGGAAGCCCGCTGCGGCGTTGCCGGTGCCATTAGGCGAATGGCAGCCGGTGCAAGAAGGCAGGCCCTTGGCCAGATCGCCACCACGGAACAGTGCTTCACCGCGAGCCACGACTTTCGGGTCGGCGGCGCCGACGCTGCCTTTCTGGCTGGCGAAGTAGGCGGAGATATCGGCCAGGTCCTGATCGCTCAGGTTGGTCAGCAGGCCGGTCATTTCCAGTACCGTGCGTTTGCCGGACTTGATGTCGTGCAGCTGCTTGTTCAGATAACGCTCGCCCTGACCTGCCAGTTTCGGAAAGTTAGGCGCCATGCTATTGCCATCCGGGCCATGACAGGCGCCACATACTGCGGCTTTCGCCTGACCAGCAGTCGCATCACCTGCAGCATGGGCAATGCCGGAGATCCCCACGGTCAACAGCAGACTCACGATCAATTTGTTCATCAGCTAATCCAACTACGGCTAAGGGTTAAAGAGTTATGGGCCGGGTTTACTCGCTCATCCAGTGGATGATGGCTCGGTAATCCTCGGCACTGCAGTCCATGCACAAACCACGCGGCGGCATCGCCTTGAAACCCTGGGTCACGTGTTGCACCAGCGTCTCCATACCTTTCGCCAACCTCGGCGTCCAAGCTTCCTGATCGCCCTTGCGAGGCGCCATGGGTAGTTGGCCGGAATGACAGGCACCACAAACACGGTTGTACACAGCTTCCGGATCCTGTGTAGCCTGAGCGCTGTAAAGCGGCATCAAGACACCGGCAGCTAGCAGCCATTTCGTCATAAAACGACCTTTTCAGGGTTGAGAGCGTGCTGCGTTCTAATGCGCAATCAAGGTTAATCGCTCTCGTGAACTTCATCCTACGCTGGGACAAAGCGCACACAAAATCTGCGGCATTATATACTGGCGTCACTGAAACGGAAACGACACTGCTTGCCGCGTCCATTCCCGGCGCCGCCCACATCGGAAATCCCATGCAACTCAAGAACCCCATCCTCGGTCTGTGCCAACAGTCCACATTCATGCTCAGCGCCGCCAAAGTCGATCAATGCCCCGACGACGAAGGCTTTGAAGTGGCCTTCGCCGGGCGTTCCAACGCCGGCAAGTCCAGCGCATTGAACACCCTGACACACGCCAGCCTGGCGCGGACCTCGAAAACACCGGGGCGCACACAGCTGTTGAACTTCTTCAAGCTAGACGATGAACGCCGTCTGGTCGACCTGCCGGGTTACGGTTACGCGAAAGTACCGATCCCGTTGAAGATGCACTGGCAGCGTCACCTCGAAGCCTATCTGGGCGGTCGCGAGAGTTTGAAAGGTTTGATTCTGATGATGGACATCCGTCATCCAATGACTGACTTCGACCTGCTGATGCTCGATTGGGCCGTCGCCAGCGGCATGCCGATGCATATTTTGCTGACCAAGGCAGACAAGCTGACCTATGGCGCGGCGAAAAACGTGCTGCTCAAGGTTCAGGCGGAAATCCGCAAGGGCTGGGGCGATACGATCACTATCCAGCTGTTTTCGGCACCCAAGCGCATGGGCCTGGAAGACGCCTACACTGTATTGGCGGGCTGGATGGAGCTGGCGGACAAGGGCAGCGAGACTGCCGAATAAGGCTTGCAGGGAAAAAAGCCAGGCAAAAAAAACCCCGGACTTCATATGGGGAGGGAGAAGTTCCGGGGTTCAAGTTCCGGACCGCTAGGGCGGGGTCCAGATATCTGCCAACACTTAACACAACATAGGAGCATCGAAGGGCTTCACCAGCCATTCAGTATCTCTGAGTGGCGGTTCACGGATTTAGTTCAGACTATTTTCAAAAACCATTGGAAATAATCGTCGTTATTTTCCGCACTATACCCCTTCGTTATTTTGTGCTGCGGCAAGAGGCCGCAGCACACATGTCCCTCAGGCGACTTAGTGCGCCTCATCCCAGTTGTTGCCTACACCTACCTCGACCAGAAGCGGTACATCCAGCTGTGCGGCGCTGCTCATGTGCACGCGAATTTCCTCACGGACCTGGTCGACCAAGTCCTCTCGCACCTCGAGCACCAATTCATCATGCACCTGCAGGATGACTTTGGCGTCAAGGCCGGACGATGTCAGCCAGTTATCCACCGCTACCATGGCTTTTTTGATGATGTCCGCCGCGGTGCCTTGCATCGGGGCGTTGATCGCCGTGCGCTCGGCAGCTTTACGCAGGGCCTGGTTTTTCGCGTTGATTTCCGGCAGGTAGAGACGACGGCCGAAGATGGTTTCGACGAAACCTTGCTCGGCGGCCTGGGCGCGCGTGCGCTCCATGTATTCCAGCACGCCGGGATAACGGGCGAAGTAACGGTCGATGTAGGCCTGGGATTGTTTACGGTCAACGCCGATCTGCTTGGCCAGTCCAAACGCGCTCATGCCGTAGATCAGGCCGAAGTTGATGGCTTTGGCACTGCGACGCTGATCGTTGGTGACCGCGTCGAGCTCGACGCCAAACACCTCCGCTGCTGTAGCGCGGTGTACATCGAGGTTGTTGCGGAAGGCGTGCAGCAAGCCTTCGTCCTTGGCCAGATGCGCCATGATCCGCAGTTCGATTTGCGAATAGTCCGCGGCCAGCAGCTTGTAGCCTTTGGGCGCGACGAACGCCTGACGAATCCGACGACCTTCGGCGGTGCGAATCGGAATGTTCTGCAGGTTCGGGTCGATCGACGACAAACGTCCGGTGGCGGCGACGGCTTGCTGGTAAGACGTATGAATGCGCCCGGTGCGAGCGTTGATCTGCTCTGGCAAACGGTCGGTGTAGGTGCTTTTGAGCTTGCTCAGCGAGCGGTATTGCATCAGCACCTTGGGCAGCGGGTAGTCCTGTTCGGCCAACTCGGCCAACACCGCTTCGGCAGTCGATGCCTGGCCCTTGGCGGTTTTGCTGAGTACGGGCAAACCGAGTTTTTCGTAGAGGATCATGCCCAGTTGCTTCGGCGAACCGAGGTTGAACTCCTCACCGGCAATGGCAAAGGCCTCACGCTCAAGGGCGATCAGTTTCTCGCCCAGTTCGACGCTCTGGATGCCCAGCAAGTTGGCGTCCACGAGTGCGCCTTGGCGCTCGATACGGGCCAGAACCGGCATTAGCGGCATTTCAATCTCGTTGAGCACCTTGCCCAGGCTTGGCGTTGCTGCCAGTTTTTCCTGCAAAGCCAGGTGCAGCCGGAAGGTGACATCGGCATCTTCGGCAGCATAGGGGCCCGCCAGCTCAAGCGAGATCTGGTCGAAGGTCAGCTGCTTGACGCCTTTGCCCGCGATCCCTTGAATGTCGGTCTTGCTTTGGCCCAAGTACTTGAGCGCCAGGCTGTCCATGTCGTGACGGGTGGCCGTCGAGTCCAGGACGTAAGACTCGAGCATGGTGTCGTAGGCGATGCCCTGAACAATAATCCCGTTGCTCTGATCACCACCGATGGCGCAGTTGGCGAGGATATTGGTTTCGAACTTGGCGTGTTGGCCGACTTTCAGCTTATTCGGGTTTTCCAGCAGCGGTTTCAGCGCCAGCAGTACAGTGTCGCGATCCAGCTGTTCCGGCACGCCCATGTAGGAATGGGTCAGCGGGATGTAGGCTGCTTCGTTGGCCGCGACGGAAAACGCCAGACCCACCAATTGCGAATGTTGAGCATCGGTGCCATTGGTTTCGGTGACGAAGGCGATCAACGGTGCCTTGTCGAGCTTGTCCAGCCAGGCCTCGAAACGCGCCCGGTCGAGGACGGTTTCGTACTTCGCTTCGGCTGCTCCCGGCTGCTCCTGGACGACTTCAACAATGTCCTGACCTGCGCGCTTGGCATCGCGCTGGTTCTCTTCGAACCAGCTTTTGAACTCCAGCAGGGAATACAACTCGGCGAGTTTTTCGTGATCCGGTGGGCCCATATGCAGGTCGTCGAGGCCGAAGTCCAGCGGTACGTCGATCTTGATGGTTGCCAACCGATAAGAAAGAAAGGCCATTTCCTTATGCTCTTCGAGTTTGGCCGGCAGTGTCTTGGCGCCGCGAATCGGCAGGGTCGGGACGATGTCGAGCTGCGCATAGAGCTCGGTCAGGCCACCGTTCACACCGACCAGCAGACCGGAAGCGGTCTTTGGACCGATACCCGGAACGCCCGGGATGTTGTCGGATGAATCGCCCATCAGTGCCAGGTAATCGATGATCTGCTCGGGAGCGACGCCGAATTTCTCCTTCACGCCTTCCACGTCCAGCGCGCTACCGGTCATCGTATTGACCAAGGTAATGTGCCCGTCGACCAGTTGCGCCATGTCCTTGTCGCCGGTGGAGATCACCACCGGACGGTCGGCGGCCGCGCTGCTGCGGGCCAGAGTGCCGATCACGTCGTCCGCTTCGACGTTGTCCACGCATAGCAGTGGAAAGCCCAGGGCCTTGACGCTGGCGTGCAGCGGCTCGATCTGGACCCGCATGTCGTCGGGCATGCTTGGGCGATTGGCCTTGTATTCGGCGAACATCGCGTCGCGGAACGTCCCGCCCTTGGCGTCGAATACCACGGCGAACGGGCTGTCCGGGTACTGCTTGCGCAGACTCTTGAGCATGTTCAATACGCCCTTCACCGCACCGGTCGGCAGGCCTTTGGACGTGGTCAGCGGTGGCAGCGCGTGAAAGGCGCGGTACAGATAAGAAGAACCGTCCACCAGGACGAGGGGGGCTTGGCTCATGAGCAGGATCAACCTTTTCGGCGGGTCCGGCGCTAGAATAGCGGGACCGTTGACGACAAAGGGACAAGGTTATCATGCGCACACTAAATCGCTTGTTGCTGGCTGGCTTGTTTGCAATCACTCCATTGGCTGTCATGGCGGCGGACGACGCCCCCTCGGCAGATCCGGATGTAACGATCCGCACGGAAGGTGACAAAACCATTCAGGAATATCGGCAAAATGGTTTTTTGTATGCCATCAAGGTGACCCCGAAAGTCGGTAAACCGTATTTCCTGGTGCGCGCTGATGGCTCGGACGGTAACTTCATTCGCTCGGATCAGCCGGATATGTTGATTCCGTCGTGGAAAATATTCGAGTGGTAAGCCGCTCCTAACTTAAATCGGCGCCGGCAGTCGCGGCGCCCGTACTGGCAGTTTTAACCATGTCTGTGTTCACCCCCCTGGCTCGGCCCGAGCTGGAAACCTTTCTCGCCCCTTACGGGCTTGGCCGCCTGCTTGATTTCCAGGGGATCGCCGCCGGTAGCGAAAACACCAATTTCTTTATCAGCCTGGAGCAGGGCGAGTTTGTCCTGACCTTGGTCGAGCGCGGTCCGGTGCAGGAGATGCCGTTCTTCATCGAGCTGCTCGACGTGCTTCACGACGCCGATCTGCCGGTGCCCTATGCCCTGCGCACCACCGACGGCGTCGCGTTGCGTGAACTGGCCGGTAAACCTGCGCTGTTGCAGCCCCGTCTGGCCGGTAAGCACGTCAAGGACGCCAACGCGCAGCACTGCGCTCAGGTCGGCGAGCTGCTGGCTCATTTGCACCTGGCGACCCAGGCCAACATGATCAAACGCAAAACCGATCGCGGCCTGGACTGGATGCTGGAGGAGGGCACGCAGTTGCTTTCGCATCTGAATGCCGAGCAAAGCGATTTGCTGCAACGGGCGCTGGATGAAATCACACAGCAGAAGACGAAAATTCTGGCGCTGCCGCGAGCCAACATCCACGCCGACCTGTTCCGCGATAATGCGATGTTCGAAGGCACGCACCTGACCGGGTTGATCGACTTCTACAACGCCTGTTCGGGGCCGATGCTCTATGACGTGGCGATTGCCTTGAACGATTGGTGTTCGGACGAGCAAGGGCAGCTCGATGGCGCTCGGGCGCGGGCGTTGCTGGGCGCCTATGCCGCGCTGCGACCGTTTACCGCTGCCGAAGCCGAGCTATGGCCGACCATGCTGCGCGTGGCGTGCGTACGGTTCTGGTTGTCGCGGTTGATCGCCGCGGAGTCTTTCGCCGGGCAGGACGTGTTGATTCACGATCCGATGGAATTTCAGTTGCGGCTGACGCAACGGCAGAAGGTCAACACGCCACTACCTTTCGCCCTCTAAAAGCATCGCGGGCAAGCCACGCTCCCACAGGGTTTGTGTCGTTCATAATATTGGCGAACGACACAAACCCGGTGGGAGCGTGGCTTGCCCGCGATTGGGGGCGACACAATTTTCGGAACTACAACGACTCCAGACACCCCGCCAAATCATTCCCCAGCTTTTCCAGCAACTGCTCATACCCCTGAGCAGTCGCTGGCGTGTATCCGCCCAGCGCATCCAGTTCCGCCAGTTTCACCGGCAACCCGGCCACCAGGGTTTCTGCCAGGCGTGGGCGCAGCGGAGGTTCGCTGAACACGCAGGTCTTGCCGACTTCCTGCAACCGCGTGCGCATCGCTGCCACGTGTTGGGCACCGGGCTGCACTTCGGCAGCGACACTGAACACGCCGGTGTGCTTGAGGCCGTAAGCGTCTTCGAAGTAGTCGAAGGCTTCGTGGAACACGAAGTAAGGCTTGCCCGCGATACCCGCCAGACGGGCCTTCAGGCGCAGGTCCAAAGCATCGAGACGCTGATCGAACGCCATGAGGTTGCTCTGGTAGCGCGCCGCGTTGGCCGGATCTACAGCACTCAGATCGTTGGCCATTTTGGTGGCGATCACGCGGGCGTTGATCGGTGACAACCACAAATGCGCATCCAGGTTGCCGGGGCGGTGATCGTGATCATGCTCATCGGCTTCTTCGGCGTCGGAGTGGTTATCTTCGGCGAAATGTCGCAGTTTCAGGCCGGGCAAATCCTGCACCGCAATGCTGGGCAGCGTACGACCTTTCAGCACGCGAGGCAGGAAACCTTCCATGTCCGGGCCGATCCAGTACAGCAGCGCCACCGATTGCACTTTCCGTACGTCGGATGGGCGCAAGGCATAGTTATGCGGCGAAGCGCCGGGCGGCAGCAAGACTTCCGGAACCGCTATACCGTCCTGTACCGCAGCGGCGATCAGCTGCAGGGGCTTGATGCTGGTGAGGACTTTGACTTCGGCTTGAGCAGAGCCGATCAGCAGGAAAGTTGCTAAAAATGCGACGAAGATAGAAAAAATTCGGGACACGATGACCACTCGAAGAGGCGAGAACGGGTAACATAATAACGTCTCTCACAAAACTCGTCGCCGCTCATGCCTAAAACACCGATTGCCAGCCGTCCCCACGACCACTCTCATTGCGTTCATAGCGCATTGTCTGAGGCCGATGCCTTGTGCGCACGTCAGGGGCTGCGTCTGACCGCTTTGCGTCGACGGGTGCTGGAACTGGTATGGCAAAGCCACAAACCGTTGGGTGCCTACGACATTCTGGCGGTGCTCAGCGAGCAGGACGGCCGCCGCGCCGCGCCTCCGACCGTGTACCGCGCGCTGGATTTCCTGCTGGAAAACGGCCTGGTACACCGAATCTCCTCGCTGAACGCCTTTGTCGGCTGCAATCACCCGGAACACGCTCACCAGGGCCAGTTCCTGATCTGCCGCGAATGCCACGCCGC is a genomic window containing:
- a CDS encoding endonuclease/exonuclease/phosphatase family protein, whose protein sequence is MRRWGTERIVGLHHPKVNEHHLESTGLPVDNRLRLLSFNIQVGISTERYRHYLTRGWQHLLPHTGRADNLQKIGNLLGDFDLVALQEADGGSLRSGYVNQVEHLAQLGAFPYWYQQLNRNLGHLGQHSNGVLSRLRPWAIEDHPLPGPKGRGAILVRFGEGPEALVVVMMHLALGARARSMQLAYIRELIGGYKHQVLMGDMNTHASDLLQNSPLRDLGLLAPQLEATFPSWRPQRCLDHILLSPTLTLEKVEVLAHPISDHLPVAVEIRLPGSLTADALPALSPA
- the dsbA gene encoding thiol:disulfide interchange protein DsbA, whose translation is MRNLIISAALVAASLFGMTAQAAEKPEAPYVELSNPVPVAVPGKIEVVELFWYGCPHCYAFEPVINPWAEKLPADVNFVRIPAMFGGPWDAHGQMFLTLEAMGVESKVHAAVFNAIQKEHKKLTDKEDMADFLATQGVDKEKFLATFDSFAIKGQINKAKELAKKYEISGVPTMVVNGKYRFDIGSAGGAEQALKLADQLVAKERAATKAVAN
- a CDS encoding c-type cytochrome; this encodes MNKLIVSLLLTVGISGIAHAAGDATAGQAKAAVCGACHGPDGNSMAPNFPKLAGQGERYLNKQLHDIKSGKRTVLEMTGLLTNLSDQDLADISAYFASQKGSVGAADPKVVARGEALFRGGDLAKGLPSCTGCHSPNGTGNAAAGFPHLGGQHAQYVAKQLTEFRKEEGGRTNDGDTKPMQSIAKKLSDEDIAAVSSYIQGLH
- a CDS encoding c-type cytochrome — protein: MTKWLLAAGVLMPLYSAQATQDPEAVYNRVCGACHSGQLPMAPRKGDQEAWTPRLAKGMETLVQHVTQGFKAMPPRGLCMDCSAEDYRAIIHWMSE
- the yihA gene encoding ribosome biogenesis GTP-binding protein YihA/YsxC, with the protein product MQLKNPILGLCQQSTFMLSAAKVDQCPDDEGFEVAFAGRSNAGKSSALNTLTHASLARTSKTPGRTQLLNFFKLDDERRLVDLPGYGYAKVPIPLKMHWQRHLEAYLGGRESLKGLILMMDIRHPMTDFDLLMLDWAVASGMPMHILLTKADKLTYGAAKNVLLKVQAEIRKGWGDTITIQLFSAPKRMGLEDAYTVLAGWMELADKGSETAE
- the polA gene encoding DNA polymerase I, producing MSQAPLVLVDGSSYLYRAFHALPPLTTSKGLPTGAVKGVLNMLKSLRKQYPDSPFAVVFDAKGGTFRDAMFAEYKANRPSMPDDMRVQIEPLHASVKALGFPLLCVDNVEADDVIGTLARSSAAADRPVVISTGDKDMAQLVDGHITLVNTMTGSALDVEGVKEKFGVAPEQIIDYLALMGDSSDNIPGVPGIGPKTASGLLVGVNGGLTELYAQLDIVPTLPIRGAKTLPAKLEEHKEMAFLSYRLATIKIDVPLDFGLDDLHMGPPDHEKLAELYSLLEFKSWFEENQRDAKRAGQDIVEVVQEQPGAAEAKYETVLDRARFEAWLDKLDKAPLIAFVTETNGTDAQHSQLVGLAFSVAANEAAYIPLTHSYMGVPEQLDRDTVLLALKPLLENPNKLKVGQHAKFETNILANCAIGGDQSNGIIVQGIAYDTMLESYVLDSTATRHDMDSLALKYLGQSKTDIQGIAGKGVKQLTFDQISLELAGPYAAEDADVTFRLHLALQEKLAATPSLGKVLNEIEMPLMPVLARIERQGALVDANLLGIQSVELGEKLIALEREAFAIAGEEFNLGSPKQLGMILYEKLGLPVLSKTAKGQASTAEAVLAELAEQDYPLPKVLMQYRSLSKLKSTYTDRLPEQINARTGRIHTSYQQAVAATGRLSSIDPNLQNIPIRTAEGRRIRQAFVAPKGYKLLAADYSQIELRIMAHLAKDEGLLHAFRNNLDVHRATAAEVFGVELDAVTNDQRRSAKAINFGLIYGMSAFGLAKQIGVDRKQSQAYIDRYFARYPGVLEYMERTRAQAAEQGFVETIFGRRLYLPEINAKNQALRKAAERTAINAPMQGTAADIIKKAMVAVDNWLTSSGLDAKVILQVHDELVLEVREDLVDQVREEIRVHMSSAAQLDVPLLVEVGVGNNWDEAH
- a CDS encoding DUF2782 domain-containing protein, with product MRTLNRLLLAGLFAITPLAVMAADDAPSADPDVTIRTEGDKTIQEYRQNGFLYAIKVTPKVGKPYFLVRADGSDGNFIRSDQPDMLIPSWKIFEW
- a CDS encoding homoserine kinase, whose amino-acid sequence is MSVFTPLARPELETFLAPYGLGRLLDFQGIAAGSENTNFFISLEQGEFVLTLVERGPVQEMPFFIELLDVLHDADLPVPYALRTTDGVALRELAGKPALLQPRLAGKHVKDANAQHCAQVGELLAHLHLATQANMIKRKTDRGLDWMLEEGTQLLSHLNAEQSDLLQRALDEITQQKTKILALPRANIHADLFRDNAMFEGTHLTGLIDFYNACSGPMLYDVAIALNDWCSDEQGQLDGARARALLGAYAALRPFTAAEAELWPTMLRVACVRFWLSRLIAAESFAGQDVLIHDPMEFQLRLTQRQKVNTPLPFAL
- a CDS encoding zinc ABC transporter substrate-binding protein, with the protein product MSRIFSIFVAFLATFLLIGSAQAEVKVLTSIKPLQLIAAAVQDGIAVPEVLLPPGASPHNYALRPSDVRKVQSVALLYWIGPDMEGFLPRVLKGRTLPSIAVQDLPGLKLRHFAEDNHSDAEEADEHDHDHRPGNLDAHLWLSPINARVIATKMANDLSAVDPANAARYQSNLMAFDQRLDALDLRLKARLAGIAGKPYFVFHEAFDYFEDAYGLKHTGVFSVAAEVQPGAQHVAAMRTRLQEVGKTCVFSEPPLRPRLAETLVAGLPVKLAELDALGGYTPATAQGYEQLLEKLGNDLAGCLESL
- the zur gene encoding zinc uptake transcriptional repressor Zur is translated as MPKTPIASRPHDHSHCVHSALSEADALCARQGLRLTALRRRVLELVWQSHKPLGAYDILAVLSEQDGRRAAPPTVYRALDFLLENGLVHRISSLNAFVGCNHPEHAHQGQFLICRECHAAIELEQKSISDAIINSAKDVGFIVEAQTVEVIGLCSGCQGA